A portion of the Nomia melanderi isolate GNS246 chromosome 2, iyNomMela1, whole genome shotgun sequence genome contains these proteins:
- the Pa1 gene encoding PTIP binding protein Pa1 produces the protein MDRNEEEWSIDCSDDEKYETGGKNEWNLKPDDILTLIEALEANNRVLDLEWKCPGRRGPSPLLSNNRQQDNGSQEYKMEEKSDFDFMDEMSSPRLPVRRIGESTPKGSAKKKTASFNGVLSTMLRHRRLEQQEINLSPKKTESPPVPKT, from the exons ATGGACCGTAATGAGGAAGAATGGTCAATAGATTGTTCAGACGACGAGAAATACGAAACTGGTGGAAAG AATGAATGGAATTTAAAGCCCGACGACATATTAACACTGATTGAGGCTTTAGAAGCTAACAACAGGGTTTTGGATCTTGAGTGGAAATGTCCTGGAAGAAGAGGCCCATCTCCATTACTTTCAAACAATCGACAACAGGATAATGGCTCGCAAGAATACAA GATGGAAGAAAAGTCAGATTTTGATTTTATGGATGAGATGTCATCGCCTAGATTGCCTGTACGAAGAATAGGTGAGAGTACTCCAAAAGGGAGTGCCAAGAAAAAGACTGCTAGCTTCAATGGTGTCTTATCAACAATGTTACGGCATCGTAGATTGGAACAACAGGAAATTAATTTGAGTCCGAAGAAAACGGAGTCTCCTCCTGTACCAAAGACCTAA
- the LOC116425963 gene encoding protein I'm not dead yet, whose amino-acid sequence MAVRTGQDQDEGSSESKLLLTMRFLKIYWKIIFAVTWATFLAPFVVLFQDPQIRCAYVILIMGGYWITECFPMAVTSLLPVVLFPMLGVLGTAETCSCYMNDTIMVFIGGLVLALAIQHSNLHLRIALGVMKMVGCSHARLLAGVCAVTTFISMWVSNTAATAMMVPIIFAILDELEQAGLCQIFDTAPIDSEDPEEEPELEPTNLTKAYLMAAAYCSTFGGTGTLVGTGTNLTFKGIYESTFPAAEGVNFTQWMIANIPQMVINSFLTWLYLRIAFTGFLRPRSRDAQLATIGEEGEAITNRVIQARYKDLGGITFHETGVAVLFGTCILLWIFRKPGFIRGWSEAITDINIQDSTPVIFVSILMFFIPKDPKFIYNYNSDPAKRPKRSSEGLITWNVIEKEMPWSLMFLLGGGFAISKGSIASGLAQTIGNALMPLRVLPPPLILILVSMFIGTITEFTSNVGIANITLPVIAQMSVAMKIHPMYLMIPATIMCSYSFRLPVGTPPNAIISMMGRIPTKWLIIGGCGPSIYSLLVQSMCFFVWSSWIYSANEFPSWAAETVESGENSKHN is encoded by the exons atGGCTGTTAGAACAGGACAAGACCAAGACGAGGGATCGTCGGAGAGTAAACTGCTTCTGACAATGCGATTTCTCAAGAtatattggaaaataatattcgccGTAACGTGGGCAACTTTCCTGGCACCATTCGTTGTCCTTTTTCAAGATCCG CAAATCCGATGCGCGTACGTTATACTGATAATGGGTGGATACTGGATTACCGAATGCTTTCCTATGGCAGTCACATCGCTCCTGCCTGTGGTGCTGTTCCCCATGTTGGGGGTGTTAGGCACGGCGGAGACTTGCAGCTGTTACATGAACGACACTATAATGGTTTTCATAGGTGGCTTGGTCCTCGCACTGGCCATCCAGCATAGCAATCTCCACCTGAGAATCGCCCTCGGCGTAATGAAGATGGTCGGCTGCAGCCACGCGAGGCTGCTCGCCGGTGTCTGCGCCGTCACCACTTTCATATCCATGTGGGTTTCGAACACTGCAGCCACTGCTATGATGGTGCCGATCATATTCGCCATTCTCGATGAACTGGAACAG GCTGGACTATGTCAGATCTTCGATACAGCGCCGATTGATTCAGAGGATCCAGAAGAGGAACC TGAACTGGAGCCCACGAATCTGACCAAGGCTTATTTAATGGCTGCGGCGTATTGCTCTACCTTTGGCGGAACGGGAACATTAGTGGGCACCGGCACCAATCTTACTTTCAAAGGGATATACGAGAGCACTTTCCCTGCCGCTGAGGGCGTCAACTTCACGCAATGGATGATCGCTAATATCCCGCAAATGGTCATCAATTCGTTCCTGACTTGGCTTTATCTTCGCATAGCTTTCACTGGATTCCTCAGACCGCGTAGCAGGGACGCACAATTGGCGACCATCGGAGAGGAAGGTGAAGCAATTACGAATCGA GTGATACAAGCAAGATACAAGGACCTGGGCGGCATTACTTTCCATGAAACCGGTGTCGCCGTTCTTTTTGGGACCTGTATATTGCTTTGGATATTCCGTAAACCCGGCTTTATCCGTGGATGGTCCGAGGCAATCACGGACAT AAACATTCAGGACTCGACACCTGTTATATTTGTTTCCATCCTGATGTTCTTCATCCCAAAAGATcccaaatttatttacaattataacaGTGATC CTGCGAAAAGACCAAAAAGGTCTTCGGAAGGTTTAATCACATGGAACGtgattgaaaaagaaatgcCCTGGAGTCTAATGTTCCTTTTGGGCGGTGGATTCGCGATATCCAAAGGCAGCATCGCTTCCGGTTTGGCCCAAACGATCGGCAACGCTCTTATGCCGCTGCGGGTTTTGCCGCCTCCGCTGATACTTATCCTAGTATCCATGTTTATTGGTACGATCACGGAATTCACTTCGAACGTCGGTATCGCAAACATTACCCTACCTGTCATTGCTCAAATG TCTGTAGCAATGAAGATCCACCCTATGTATTTGATGATACCAGCAACTATAATGTGCTCCTATTCCTTTCGGTTACCAGTTGGTACACCACCGAACGCTATTATATCAATGATGGGCCGGATTCCGACGAAGTGGTTAATAATAGGAGGTTGCGGACCATCCATCTATTCACTTCTGGTTCAAAGTATGTGTTTCTTCGTTTGGAGTTCCTGGATTTACTCTGCCAACGAGTTTCCGTCATGGGCTGCTGAAACTGTAGAGTCCGGCGAAAATTCTAAGCACAACTGA